The proteins below come from a single Eucalyptus grandis isolate ANBG69807.140 chromosome 3, ASM1654582v1, whole genome shotgun sequence genomic window:
- the LOC120291769 gene encoding chalcone synthase 17-like — MNLTPTPSSRTSIEKMDRQEKGSSQVVPENNGRRRGGSVVPMVFIVDATLVVASGRCGQRCDSNDVMEESRECKVPAAILTIGTANPSNCVNQDNYPDFFFHVTNTQHLTNVKEKFVRICDKSAIKKRYFHLNEEILKQNPALCSYGAVLLNSRQDLTIDMIPKLGMEAAAKAIKEWGQPKSTVTHLVFCSFSGMDMPGADLKLLKILGLRPSVNRIMLYSLCCNAGGTVL, encoded by the exons ATGAACTTGACACCAACCCCGTCTAGTAGAACATCCATAGAGAAGATGGATAGACAAGAAAAAGGGAGTTCTCAGGTTGTGCCTGAGAACAATGGACGTCGACGTGGTGGTTCAGTGGTGCCAATGGTGTTCATCGTTGATGCGACGCTAGTTGTGGCCAGCGGCCGTTGTGGTCAAAGGTGTGACAGCAATGATG TGATGGAGGAGTCCCGTGAGTGCAAAGTTCCAGCAGCAATTCTGACCATTGGCACAGCCAACCCTTCAAACTGTGTTAATCAGGACAACTATCCTGACTTCTTCTTTCACGTCACCAACACCCAACATTTGACCAATGTGAAGGAGAAGTTCGTCCGCATTT GCGAT AAATCTGCGATAAAGAAACGATATTTTCACTTGAACGAAGAAATTCTCAAGCAAAACCCAGCTTTATGCTCTTACGGTGCCGTATTGCTAAACTCACGTCAAGATTTGACGATCGACATGATCCCGAAGCTCGGCATGGAAGCTGCGGCGAAAGCCATCAAAGAATGGGGCCAACCGAAGTCGACCGTCACCCACCTTGTCTTCTGTTCCTTCTCCGGCATGGACATGCCCGGCGCGGACCTAAAACTCCTCAAAATCCTTGGCCTTCGACCTTCAGTCAACCGGATCATGCTCTATAGCCTCTGCTGTAATGCCGGTGGAACCGTCCTCTGA